One region of Gigantopelta aegis isolate Gae_Host chromosome 7, Gae_host_genome, whole genome shotgun sequence genomic DNA includes:
- the LOC121377964 gene encoding leucine-rich repeat LGI family member 3-like — protein sequence MPKALMALLIVQAPLTHIHGGVCSPSLTYLRLQSNHIQTVERHDLDDCYNLTYLNMDDNDIDYISPTAFDGMKNLESLRLENNRLVHIPTTIGNLTSLNFLYLEGNRLECTCQTLWFLQWRQSNLKAHISGRCSLLGIELADFHSHCTGSIVG from the coding sequence ATGCCAAAAGCGCTGATGGCGTTGTTGATAGTTCAAGCTCCTCTCACTCACATCCACGGCGGCGTCTGCAGTCCAAGTCTCACTTACCTAAGACTTCAATCGAACCACATCCAGACTGTTGAAAGACACGACCTCGACGACTGCTACAATCTGACGTACCTCAACATGGACGACAACGACATTGACTACATATCGCCCACAGCGTTTGACGGGATGAAAAATCTGGAATCGCTGCGGCTAGAGAACAACAGGCTGGTCCACATCCCCACGACCATCGGTAACTTGACGTCGCTCAACTTCCTCTATCTCGAGGGCAACCGTCTGGAATGTACCTGTCAGACGCTGTGGTTCCTACAGTGGCGGCAGAGCAATCTCAAGGCCCACATCAGTGGCCGGTGCTCTCTGTTAGGGATTGAACTCGCAGACTTCCACTCTCATTGTACTGGAAGCATTGTTGGTTAA
- the LOC121377963 gene encoding protein lap1-like gives MDCSNTAITSVPRITGASNTTYRLRLDGNPNLVISDDTFANIALEYLNLDNDVNISLSDHALNSQRGSLKELHISQCDLDRVPDALKDLDALADLYIWSNHIQYWDEDLMLKLSGTLNVLDISDIGLTSWPSWLSHMSNLISLNLYQNHIDVFPHDAFYSSASTMNYLNIESCGLRDMPTAIASLYNLTVLIIGGTTLTDSSFYYKWLPTTQFQVNPAVHQ, from the coding sequence ATGGACTGCAGCAACACAGCCATCACGTCTGTCCCACGCATAACCGGAGCGTCCAACACAACCTATCGTCTGCGTTTGGACGGGAATCCAAATCTTGTCATCAGCGATGACACGTTCGCAAACATCGCATTGGAGTATCTGAACTTGGACAATGACGTCAACATCTCGCTAAGCGATCACGCCCTGAACAGTCAGAGGGGTTCTCTGAAAGAGCTGCACATATCCCAGTGCGACCTGGACCGTGTCCCCGATGCTCTGAAAGATCTGGATGCCCTGGCGGATCTCTATATCTGGTCCAACCATATTCAGTATTGGGACGAGGATCTGATGCTCAAGCTGAGTGGCACCCTCAACGTGCTGGATATTTCAGACATTGGTTTGACATCATGGCCGTCGTGGCTCAGCCACATGTCGAATTTGATTTCGCTGAACTTGTACCAGAATCACATCGATGTGTTCCCACATGATGCCTTTTACAGCTCGGCATCAACAATGAACTACCTGAATATCGAAAGCTGTGGTCTCCGTGACATGCCCACTGCTATCGCGTCTCTATACAACCTGACTGTCCTCATCATCGGCGGAACAACGCTGACCGATTCCAGCTTTTACTATAAATGGCTTCCCACGACCCAATTTCAAGTTAACCCAGCTGTCCATCAATAA